In a genomic window of Streptomyces koelreuteriae:
- the ddaH gene encoding dimethylargininase: protein MPDSRVPRRRRYLVCEPRHFAVQYAINPWMHPDEPVDVIRALDQWQALVDAYRVHGHTVDSVKPVPGLPDMVFAANAAVVVDGRVFGSLFHAPERRPESVPYEAWFKSEGYEVYHPESVCEGEGDLVPAGRWILAGTGFRTTREAHSEVQEYLGVPVISLTLVDPYFYHLDTALFVLDEENIAYYPEAFSPGSREVLARLYPDAVLATHEDAMAFGLNSVSDGRHVFISPGATALAGQLADRGYVPVPVDLSEFQKAGGGIKCCTQEIREIRS, encoded by the coding sequence GTGCCCGACTCCCGTGTGCCGCGCCGGCGGCGCTACCTGGTCTGCGAACCCAGACACTTCGCCGTGCAGTACGCGATCAACCCGTGGATGCATCCCGACGAACCCGTCGATGTCATCCGTGCCCTGGACCAATGGCAGGCGCTGGTGGACGCCTATCGTGTCCACGGCCATACCGTGGACAGTGTGAAACCGGTTCCCGGCCTGCCCGACATGGTCTTCGCCGCGAACGCGGCGGTCGTCGTCGACGGCCGCGTCTTCGGCTCGCTCTTCCACGCGCCCGAGCGCCGTCCCGAGTCCGTGCCGTACGAGGCGTGGTTCAAGTCGGAGGGCTACGAGGTCTACCACCCCGAGTCGGTGTGCGAGGGCGAGGGCGACCTGGTGCCCGCCGGGCGCTGGATCCTGGCCGGGACGGGTTTCCGTACGACCCGGGAGGCCCACAGCGAGGTGCAGGAGTACCTGGGGGTGCCGGTGATCAGCCTGACGCTGGTGGACCCGTACTTCTACCACCTGGACACGGCGCTGTTCGTCCTCGACGAGGAGAACATCGCCTACTACCCCGAGGCGTTCTCCCCGGGCAGCCGCGAGGTGCTGGCCCGGCTGTACCCGGACGCGGTGCTCGCCACCCACGAGGACGCGATGGCGTTCGGGCTCAACTCCGTCTCCGACGGGCGCCACGTGTTCATCTCACCGGGGGCGACGGCCCTGGCCGGGCAGCTCGCCGACCGCGGCTACGTCCCCGTCCCCGTCGACCTGTCCGAGTTCCAGAAGGCCGGTGGCGGCATCAAGTGCTGCACCCAGGAGATCCGGGAGATCCGCTCATGA
- a CDS encoding Lrp/AsnC family transcriptional regulator, producing the protein MNSRSTPFDELDRKIITTLMANARTSFAEIGTAIGLSATAVKRRVDRLRETGVITGFTATVKPSALGWRTEAYVEVYCEGAAPPRRLAEVVRDYPEIAAAMTVTGGADALLHVRARDVEHFEEVLERIRQEPFIRKTISVMVLSHLLPESPEAGASHPAPE; encoded by the coding sequence ATGAACAGCAGGTCCACGCCGTTCGACGAACTCGACCGGAAGATCATCACCACGTTGATGGCGAACGCCAGGACGTCCTTCGCCGAGATCGGCACGGCGATCGGGCTGTCGGCGACGGCGGTCAAGCGCCGGGTCGACCGGCTGCGTGAAACAGGTGTGATCACCGGTTTCACGGCCACGGTGAAGCCGTCGGCGCTGGGCTGGCGCACGGAGGCCTACGTGGAGGTGTACTGCGAGGGCGCGGCCCCGCCGCGGCGGCTCGCGGAGGTCGTGCGCGACTACCCGGAGATCGCGGCGGCGATGACCGTGACCGGCGGCGCGGACGCGCTGCTGCATGTGCGGGCCCGGGACGTGGAGCACTTCGAGGAGGTGCTGGAGCGGATCCGCCAGGAGCCGTTCATCCGGAAGACGATCAGCGTGATGGTGCTGTCGCATCTGCTTCCGGAGAGTCCGGAGGCGGGGGCCAGCCATCCCGCGCCGGAGTAG